Proteins co-encoded in one Quercus robur chromosome 8, dhQueRobu3.1, whole genome shotgun sequence genomic window:
- the LOC126696426 gene encoding uncharacterized protein LOC126696426, translating to MESASVPSNEHASTTGSNANSSSVRVKCDPAWDHVTEELKDGKSSYRCIHCGKTYKGGGINRMKRHLAEIKGDVAACMGVPYDVRFQMVENLKEISKSKEQTKKDQEASNYSPLKDSPEFEDVQEITPRGIIFIHSIDASDLVKNAINLSNLFDEIVNWVGPANIVHLVTDNAANYVAAGRILYGKYRNISWSPSAAHCLNLIFKEIGKMDHVAKLAKHASKITMFIYNHMALQAWLRTRKNWTEIVRLRPTRFATTFIALGSLKEHKHDLQALVTSKFYVESRYAKDKKAKAVVKIILDNQFWNDCQVIVHIMSPLIRLLRIVDSDEKPTMGYVYDGIDIHATAYWLNPAFQYDSSTLNKRLETQSAMIDVIESKVSVGQLKVIRKKFNFDPIDYASIDKTEFWVVEDKEPPFLDHEEIENALYEEGAYPIEEGSSSYVHRDMDNKVIKDDDDINLESFGDEDDAPPGFRDKNHPIHVEDEENEDEDDDNDASGGAFGSHDDIDFNFLHNK from the exons ATGGAGTCCGCCTCTGTACCATCTAATGAACATGCTTCTACAACCGGGTCTAATGCTAATTCTTCATCTGTGAGGGTGAAATGTGATCCTGCATGGGATCATGTAACTGAAGAGTTGAAAGATGGAAAAAGTAGTTATAGATGTATACATTGTGGGAAAACTTATAAAGGAGGGGGCATTAATCGGATGAAAAGACATTTAGCTGAAATTAAAGGTGATGTGGCTGCATGTATGGGTGTACCTTATGATGTTAGGTTTCAAATGGTTGAGAATTTGaaggaaatttcaaaatctaaagaacaaacaaaaaaggatCAAGAAGCATCTAATTATTCGCCATTAAAGGACTCACCAGAATTTGAAGATGTCCAAGAAATTACTCCTAGAG gaattatttttatacattctATTGATGCTTCTGACTTGGTTAAGAATGCTATTAATTTGAGTAACTTGTTTGATGAAATTGTTAATTGGGTTGGTCCTGCAAATATAGTACATTTGGTCACTGACAATGCTGCAAATTATGTAGCTGCTGGAAGAATTTTATATGGAAAATATAGGAACATTAGTTGGTCACCTTCTGCAGCACATTGCCTAAACCTAATTTTTAAGGAGATTGGGAAGATGGATCATGTAGCTAAACTTGCAAAGCATGCATCCAAGATCACTATGTTCATCTATAACCATATGGCTTTGCAAGCTTGGTTGAGGACTAGAAAAAATTGGACGGAAATTGTGCGTCTAAGGCCAACTAGGTTTGCTACTACTTTCATTGCCTTAGGGAGTCTTAAGGAACATAAGCATGACTTACAAGCATTGGTGACTAGCAAATTTTATGTTGAATCAAGATATGCAAAAGATAAGAAAGCAAAGGCAGTGGTGAAAATCATTCTTGACAATCAATTTTGGAATGATTGTCAAGTAATTGTGCATATTATGTCACCATTGATTCGTTTATTACGCATTGTTGATTCTGATGAAAAACCAACTATGGGTTATGTATATGATGGCAT AGATATTCATGCTACTGCTTATTGGTTGAATCCTGCATTCCAATATGACTCATCCACTCTTAATAAGAGGCTAGAGACACAATCTGCTATGATAGATGTTATTGAATCAAAAGTTTCAGTTGGTCAGTTGAA AGTCATAAGGAAGAAGTTCAATTTTGATCCTATTGATTATGCAAGTATCGATAAAACTGAATTTTGGGTAGTGGAAGATAAGGAACCTCCATTTCTGGATCATGAGGAGATAGAGAATGCATTATATGAAGAGGGAGCCTATCCAATTGAAGAAGGGTCTTCTAGCTATGTACATAGAG ATATGGACAATAAAGTGATTAAGGATGATGATGACATTAATTTGGAATCATttggtgatgaagatgatgctCCTCCCGGATTTAGAGATAAAAATCATCCTATTCatgttgaagatgaagaaaatgaggatgaggatgatgataatgatgctaGTGGTGGAGCATTTGGTTCACATGATgatattgatttcaattttcttcataacAAATGA